The following are from one region of the Cyanobium gracile PCC 6307 genome:
- a CDS encoding HAMP domain-containing sensor histidine kinase — protein MTPSASSPTLGGTEAAGSYSLWRARLQRWWAEFSLQTKLLAVATLVVSLLMTGITFLALNGIQRDARMSDTRFARDLGLLLSANVTPLVAEGNDRELASVAERFWQSSRSLRYIFFADSDGVIYLGIPMGGSTGMGERVLSRRLELPADIQRRPDNPLIRQHLTPAGQVTDVFVPMVSDGRYLGVVALGINPNETLLASAALTREVTVAVFISIWVLVILGSVFNALTITQPVKELLRGVRSIAGGNFETRIALPVGGELGELLNGFNTMASQLEVYKAANIEELTAAQVKQQSLIATMADGAVLLDAEGRIVLANPTARRLFRWEGRNLEASDLEAELPDRLAMELHVPLASLISSERDTTEVRCSFGDPPRTLRIVLQSVRDASGETLKGIAMTIQDLTREVELNAAQSRFISNVSHELRTPLCNIKSYVETLHDMGDLLSADQQKEFLSIANAETDRLSRLVTDVLDLSRLESDRVWQLEPMDLAPAIEQTLRTYRLNAEEKGVTLLFTGDQHLPRVRGNWDLLLQVFDNLVGNALKFTRSGGQLLLRAYPWPDHCPLDPAGGPDDHPACTLTSRLPRLRVEIADTGCGISEADQARIFERFFRVENAVHTEAGTGLGLSIVRGILEKHGSLARMASEPGVGTTFWFDLPLEEADGDELRVQAERSASLADIEAERRIPVS, from the coding sequence ATGACCCCCTCCGCTTCCAGCCCCACCCTGGGCGGCACCGAGGCCGCCGGCTCCTACAGCCTCTGGCGGGCGCGCCTGCAGCGCTGGTGGGCCGAGTTCAGCCTCCAGACCAAACTGCTGGCGGTCGCCACCCTCGTGGTGAGCCTGCTGATGACGGGCATCACCTTCCTGGCCCTCAACGGCATCCAGCGCGATGCCCGGATGAGCGACACCCGCTTCGCCCGGGATCTCGGGCTGCTGCTGTCGGCCAACGTCACCCCCCTGGTGGCGGAGGGCAACGACCGCGAACTGGCTTCGGTGGCCGAACGGTTCTGGCAGTCCAGCCGCAGCCTCCGCTACATCTTCTTCGCCGATTCCGACGGGGTGATCTACCTCGGCATCCCGATGGGCGGCAGCACCGGCATGGGTGAGCGCGTGCTCAGCCGGCGCCTGGAGCTGCCGGCCGACATCCAGCGCCGCCCCGACAATCCCCTGATCCGCCAGCACCTCACGCCGGCCGGCCAGGTCACCGACGTGTTCGTGCCGATGGTGAGCGACGGACGCTACCTGGGGGTGGTGGCCCTGGGCATCAACCCCAACGAGACGCTCCTGGCCAGCGCCGCCCTCACCCGGGAGGTGACGGTGGCGGTGTTCATCTCGATCTGGGTGCTGGTGATCCTGGGTTCGGTGTTCAACGCCCTCACCATCACCCAGCCGGTGAAGGAGCTGCTGCGGGGGGTGCGATCGATCGCCGGGGGCAACTTCGAGACCCGCATCGCCCTGCCGGTGGGGGGCGAGCTGGGGGAGCTGCTCAACGGGTTCAACACCATGGCCTCCCAGCTGGAGGTCTACAAGGCCGCCAACATCGAGGAGCTCACCGCCGCCCAGGTGAAGCAGCAGTCCCTGATCGCCACCATGGCTGACGGTGCCGTGCTGCTCGATGCCGAGGGGCGGATCGTGCTGGCCAACCCCACCGCCCGCCGGCTGTTCCGCTGGGAGGGTCGCAACCTGGAGGCCAGCGACCTGGAAGCCGAGCTGCCGGACCGGCTGGCAATGGAGCTGCACGTTCCCCTCGCGAGCCTGATCAGCAGCGAGCGGGACACCACCGAGGTGCGCTGCAGCTTCGGGGATCCCCCCCGCACCCTGCGCATCGTGCTGCAGTCGGTGCGGGATGCCAGCGGCGAAACCCTCAAGGGCATCGCCATGACGATCCAGGACCTCACCCGGGAGGTGGAGCTGAACGCCGCCCAGAGCCGCTTCATCAGCAACGTATCCCACGAGCTGCGCACCCCCCTGTGCAACATCAAGAGCTACGTGGAGACGCTCCATGACATGGGCGACCTGCTCAGCGCCGACCAGCAGAAGGAGTTCCTGAGCATCGCCAATGCCGAGACCGACCGGCTTTCCCGTTTGGTCACCGACGTGCTCGATCTCTCACGGCTGGAGTCCGACCGGGTCTGGCAGCTGGAGCCCATGGACCTGGCGCCGGCGATCGAGCAGACCCTGCGCACCTACCGGCTCAATGCCGAGGAGAAGGGGGTGACGCTGCTCTTCACCGGGGATCAGCACCTGCCCCGGGTGCGGGGCAACTGGGACCTGCTGCTGCAGGTGTTCGACAACCTGGTGGGCAATGCCCTCAAGTTCACCCGCAGCGGCGGCCAGCTGCTGCTGCGCGCCTATCCCTGGCCCGACCACTGCCCGCTGGATCCCGCCGGCGGACCGGACGACCATCCCGCCTGCACTCTCACCTCGCGACTGCCGCGGCTGCGGGTGGAGATCGCCGACACCGGCTGCGGCATCTCCGAGGCCGACCAGGCGCGGATCTTCGAGCGCTTCTTCCGGGTCGAGAACGCCGTGCATACCGAGGCCGGCACCGGGCTGGGACTCTCGATCGTGCGGGGCATCCTCGAGAAGCACGGCAGCTTGGCCCGGATGGCCAGCGAGCCCGGGGTGGGCACCACCTTCTGGTTCGACCTGCCCCTGGAGGAGGCCGACGGTGATGAACTCCGGGTCCAGGCGGAGCGGTCGGCCTCCCTGGCTGACATCGAAGCGGAGCGAAGAATCCCCGTGAGCTGA
- the kaiC gene encoding circadian clock protein KaiC, which yields MPDPNDHAAAANRMQMQKLPTGIEGFDDICHGGLPIGRSTLISGTSGTGKTVFSLNFLCNGIRQFNEHGIFVTFEESPLDILRNASSFGWNLQEMVEQNKLFVLDASPDPDGQEVSGSFDLSGLIERIHYAIRKYKARRVAIDSITAVFQQYDAISVVRREIFRLIARLKEIGVTTVMTTERVDEYGPIARYGVEEFVSDNVVILRNVLEGERRRRTVEVLKLRGTTHMKGEFPFTMGSHGISVFPLGAMRLTQRSSNVRLSSGVPRLDEMCGGGFFKDSIILATGATGTGKTLLVSKFVEDACRSKERAILFAYEESRSQLLRNATSWGIDFEQMEQDGLLKIICAYPESTGLEDHLQIIKTEISQFKPSRMAIDSLSALARGVSHNAFRQFVIGVTGYAKQEEIAGFFTNTSEEFMGSHSITDSHISTITDTILLLQYVEIRGEMARALNVFKMRGSWHDKGIREFVITGNGPEIKDSFANFERIISGVPHRITTDERADLGRIMRSVDGES from the coding sequence CACGGGGATCGAAGGTTTCGATGACATCTGCCATGGCGGGCTGCCGATCGGCCGATCGACCCTGATCAGCGGAACATCGGGAACCGGCAAGACCGTTTTTTCCCTGAATTTTCTCTGCAACGGCATTCGTCAGTTCAACGAGCACGGTATTTTCGTCACCTTTGAGGAATCCCCCCTCGACATCCTGCGCAACGCCTCCAGCTTCGGCTGGAACCTGCAGGAGATGGTCGAGCAGAACAAGCTGTTTGTTCTCGATGCCTCCCCGGATCCCGATGGCCAGGAGGTGTCCGGCAGTTTCGACCTCTCCGGCCTGATCGAGCGGATCCACTATGCGATCCGCAAATACAAGGCGCGGCGGGTGGCCATCGATTCCATCACCGCCGTCTTCCAGCAGTACGACGCCATCTCCGTGGTGCGGCGCGAGATCTTCCGGTTGATCGCCAGGCTCAAGGAGATCGGCGTCACCACCGTGATGACCACCGAACGGGTCGATGAGTATGGGCCCATCGCCCGCTATGGCGTCGAGGAGTTCGTCTCCGACAACGTGGTGATCCTGCGCAATGTGCTGGAGGGTGAGCGGCGGCGGCGCACGGTGGAGGTGCTCAAGCTCCGCGGCACCACCCACATGAAGGGAGAGTTCCCCTTCACCATGGGCAGCCACGGCATCAGTGTCTTCCCTCTGGGGGCGATGCGCCTCACCCAGCGTTCCTCCAACGTGCGCCTCAGCTCCGGCGTGCCCCGGCTCGATGAGATGTGCGGGGGTGGCTTCTTCAAGGACTCCATCATCCTGGCCACCGGCGCCACGGGCACCGGCAAGACCCTTCTGGTCAGCAAGTTCGTAGAGGATGCCTGCCGCAGCAAGGAGCGGGCGATCCTGTTCGCCTACGAGGAATCCCGCTCCCAGCTGCTGCGCAACGCCACCAGCTGGGGCATCGATTTCGAGCAGATGGAGCAGGACGGCCTGCTCAAGATCATCTGTGCCTATCCGGAATCCACCGGCCTCGAGGATCACCTGCAGATCATCAAGACGGAGATCAGCCAGTTCAAGCCGTCGCGGATGGCGATCGATTCCCTCTCCGCCCTGGCTCGGGGTGTCAGCCACAACGCCTTCCGGCAGTTTGTGATCGGGGTGACGGGCTATGCCAAACAGGAGGAGATCGCTGGCTTCTTTACCAACACCTCCGAAGAATTCATGGGAAGCCATTCGATCACCGACTCCCACATCTCCACCATCACCGACACCATTCTGCTGCTGCAGTATGTGGAGATCCGCGGTGAAATGGCCCGGGCCCTGAACGTGTTCAAGATGCGCGGCTCCTGGCACGACAAGGGCATCCGGGAATTCGTGATCACCGGCAACGGGCCGGAAATCAAGGATTCCTTCGCCAATTTCGAGCGCATCATCAGCGGCGTTCCCCACCGCATCACCACCGACGAACGGGCCGACCTGGGCCGGATCATGCGCAGCGTCGACGGGGAGAGCTGA